The following are encoded in a window of Haloarcula laminariae genomic DNA:
- a CDS encoding metal-dependent hydrolase: protein MWPWGHAAVAYLLCSLWLRSRYGRVPTAGVVVPLAVGSQFPDLVDKPLAWTFGVLPSGRAGAHSLLVAVPLLAVLWWRFDGPAGRRAWAGFALGYLVHLVTDGVYALIAGEFAGLAYLFWPVLSLPAYDESMGILAHFLAAEPTPELLAELILFAAATLLWAVDGAPGLRAVGRWCKRRADGATAGLSGR from the coding sequence ATGTGGCCCTGGGGACACGCGGCCGTCGCCTACCTCCTCTGTTCGCTCTGGCTCCGCTCACGTTACGGCCGGGTGCCGACGGCCGGCGTCGTCGTCCCGCTGGCCGTCGGAAGCCAGTTTCCCGACCTCGTCGACAAGCCGCTGGCGTGGACGTTCGGCGTCCTCCCCTCGGGGCGGGCCGGCGCCCACTCCCTGCTGGTCGCCGTCCCGCTGCTGGCGGTCCTCTGGTGGCGCTTCGATGGCCCCGCCGGTCGCCGCGCCTGGGCCGGCTTCGCGCTCGGCTATCTCGTCCATCTCGTGACCGACGGCGTCTACGCGCTCATCGCGGGTGAGTTCGCCGGGCTCGCCTATCTGTTCTGGCCCGTCCTCTCGCTGCCGGCCTACGACGAATCGATGGGTATCCTCGCACACTTCCTCGCGGCGGAACCGACCCCAGAGCTCCTAGCCGAACTCATCCTGTTTGCCGCCGCAACGCTGCTGTGGGCCGTCGACGGCGCCCCGGGGTTGCGGGCGGTCGGGCGGTGGTGCAAGCGGCGGGCCGACGGCGCGACGGCGGGGTTGTCGGGTCGCTAG
- a CDS encoding DUF4350 domain-containing protein, with protein MEWQDYPRVALIILFLVTNVGLVTAMSTSTAAYGPYNSAWDGGTELRDQTRSAGAEPKIATSTSAYVDSGADSVAFVIAPTATYNAADIARLRQFVSRGGTLVVAGEGTNATNDLLGGLDVETRLNGTRVRDDQSNYRNASLPRATNVSEHSLVNDTDALTLNRGTVLDVPERDVTDNPADRPTVLIRTASSAYLDTNGNGTLDDTESVGSYPVAVTEPVGSGRVIVVSDASVFTNAMLEQEGNAAFTRAVSRNATTALLDYSHRPPLPALTYVLLVIRSTPAAQALLAAVVLGIIALWARRPAVRVPESLRSLVGDDQPAVDTTLTEADVTEFVRERHPEWDGDRIERVSQHIIRRREE; from the coding sequence ATGGAGTGGCAGGACTACCCCCGCGTCGCCCTCATTATCCTCTTTCTTGTAACGAACGTCGGGCTGGTGACGGCGATGAGCACGTCGACGGCCGCGTACGGACCGTACAATTCCGCTTGGGACGGCGGAACCGAGCTGCGGGACCAGACACGGTCGGCCGGCGCGGAACCGAAAATTGCCACCAGTACGTCGGCGTACGTCGACTCCGGGGCGGACTCGGTCGCTTTTGTCATCGCCCCGACGGCGACCTACAACGCGGCTGATATCGCCCGCCTGCGGCAGTTTGTTTCGCGTGGCGGCACGCTCGTGGTCGCTGGCGAGGGTACAAACGCGACAAATGACCTGCTTGGCGGGCTCGATGTGGAGACGCGGCTGAACGGCACGAGGGTTCGGGACGACCAGAGCAACTACCGAAACGCCTCGCTGCCGAGAGCGACAAACGTCTCCGAGCACTCGCTTGTCAATGACACGGACGCCTTGACGCTGAACCGAGGGACAGTACTGGACGTTCCCGAACGGGACGTAACAGACAACCCGGCCGACCGGCCGACGGTGCTGATCCGAACGGCTTCGTCGGCGTATCTCGACACGAACGGCAACGGGACACTCGATGACACCGAATCGGTCGGTTCCTATCCGGTCGCAGTGACCGAGCCGGTGGGTTCGGGCCGGGTTATCGTGGTTAGCGACGCCAGCGTCTTCACCAACGCGATGCTTGAACAGGAGGGGAACGCGGCGTTTACCCGTGCAGTCAGTCGCAATGCGACGACGGCGCTGCTCGATTACTCTCACCGGCCGCCGCTGCCGGCGCTGACCTATGTGTTGCTCGTTATCCGCTCAACCCCTGCTGCACAGGCCTTACTCGCGGCCGTCGTTCTCGGTATAATAGCGCTGTGGGCCCGCCGGCCGGCAGTTCGCGTACCTGAATCCCTTCGCTCGCTGGTTGGCGATGACCAGCCCGCCGTCGATACCACCCTCACGGAGGCCGACGTTACCGAATTCGTCCGCGAGCGACACCCGGAGTGGGATGGGGACCGTATCGAGCGTGTGTCGCAACACATTATACGCCGGCGCGAGGAGTGA
- the aglF gene encoding UTP--glucose-1-phosphate uridylyltransferase AglF yields MQAVVLAAGEGTRLRPLTEDKPKGMVEVAGKPILTHCFEQLIELGAEELLVVVGYKKQAIINYYEDEFEGVPITYTHQREQLGLAHALLTVEDDVNDDFMLMLGDNIFQANLSDVVNRQREERADAAFLVEEVPWEEASRYGVCDTNKYGEITEVIEKPEDPPSNLVMTGFYTFTPAIFHACHLVQPSNRNEYEISDAIDLLLHSGRTIDAIRMDGWRNDIGYPEDRDEAEERLQGEVDAELAAENLAASE; encoded by the coding sequence ATGCAAGCTGTTGTACTCGCCGCCGGTGAGGGGACCCGACTCCGCCCGCTCACCGAGGACAAACCCAAGGGGATGGTCGAGGTCGCCGGCAAGCCCATCCTGACACACTGCTTCGAGCAGCTCATCGAGCTGGGCGCCGAGGAGCTGCTGGTCGTGGTCGGCTACAAGAAACAGGCCATCATCAACTACTACGAGGACGAGTTCGAGGGGGTCCCCATCACCTACACCCACCAGCGCGAGCAGCTGGGGCTGGCCCACGCCCTGCTGACAGTCGAGGACGACGTCAACGACGACTTCATGCTGATGCTGGGGGACAACATCTTCCAGGCGAACCTCAGCGACGTGGTCAACCGCCAGCGGGAAGAGCGGGCCGACGCGGCGTTCCTCGTCGAGGAGGTGCCCTGGGAGGAAGCGTCCCGCTACGGCGTCTGTGACACGAACAAGTACGGCGAGATAACCGAGGTCATCGAAAAGCCCGAGGACCCGCCCTCGAACCTCGTGATGACGGGATTCTATACCTTTACGCCCGCCATCTTCCACGCTTGTCACCTCGTCCAACCCTCCAACCGGAACGAGTACGAGATCAGCGACGCCATCGACCTCCTGTTGCACTCGGGCCGGACCATCGACGCCATCCGCATGGACGGCTGGCGCAACGACATCGGCTACCCCGAGGACCGCGACGAAGCGGAGGAGCGCCTGCAGGGCGAGGTCGACGCGGAGCTGGCGGCCGAGAACCTCGCCGCGAGCGAGTAA
- a CDS encoding AAA family ATPase, which yields MTDPAALYTTIRDEMGQVLIGKETLVKGITIALLTDGHILLEGVPGVAKTTVANLFAVTTGLAYNRIQMTPDILPADITGNSIYREQTGEFELQKGPVFSNVVVADEINRATPKTQSALLEAMQERTVSIEGETLNLPDPFIVIATQNPIEMEGTYELPEAQRDRFQLKLTADIPGRDEESELLDRFDSDPDLDPANVQQVVDREDVKAAQEAVTEVYIDDTIKAYILDIVAATRDTPDLDHGASPRASLAFLNTSKARAAIEGRDYVIPEDVKVLVEPILAHRVGLSTDAELSNRTARDVISDLVADIEPPGSSFEAEPDAATAVQDGGQPEDDTTDAS from the coding sequence ATGACCGATCCGGCCGCCCTCTATACGACTATCAGAGACGAGATGGGGCAGGTCCTCATCGGCAAGGAGACCCTCGTCAAGGGTATCACTATTGCCCTCCTGACAGACGGCCATATCCTGCTTGAAGGAGTTCCGGGCGTCGCGAAGACGACCGTTGCGAACCTGTTTGCCGTCACTACTGGACTCGCCTACAACCGCATCCAGATGACCCCTGACATCCTCCCGGCGGACATCACCGGTAACTCCATCTATCGCGAGCAGACCGGCGAATTCGAACTCCAGAAGGGGCCGGTGTTCTCGAACGTCGTCGTCGCCGACGAAATCAATCGTGCGACCCCGAAGACCCAGTCCGCCCTCTTGGAGGCGATGCAGGAACGAACCGTCTCTATCGAGGGAGAAACCCTCAACTTACCCGACCCCTTCATCGTGATTGCCACGCAGAACCCCATCGAGATGGAGGGAACCTACGAGCTCCCCGAGGCACAGCGGGACCGCTTCCAGTTGAAACTCACCGCGGACATCCCCGGCCGCGACGAGGAGTCCGAACTGCTCGATCGGTTCGACAGCGATCCGGACCTCGACCCAGCAAACGTCCAGCAGGTCGTCGACCGCGAGGATGTCAAAGCTGCTCAAGAGGCTGTCACTGAGGTGTATATCGACGATACAATCAAAGCGTACATCCTCGATATCGTCGCAGCGACCCGAGACACGCCGGACCTCGACCACGGGGCCTCGCCTCGTGCATCGCTTGCCTTCCTCAATACGAGCAAAGCGCGGGCCGCCATCGAGGGGCGTGACTATGTCATTCCCGAGGACGTGAAGGTCCTCGTGGAACCCATTCTGGCCCACCGTGTCGGCCTGAGCACGGACGCGGAACTGAGCAATCGGACAGCACGCGACGTTATCAGTGACCTCGTTGCCGATATCGAACCGCCGGGGAGCAGTTTCGAGGCCGAACCCGATGCCGCGACCGCCGTTCAGGACGGCGGGCAACCTGAAGACGACACGACGGACGCTTCCTAG